A stretch of DNA from Yoonia sp. BS5-3:
CCAGCCTGCCCATGTACGCATCGCCCCATACGGCAGATGCGGATGGGCGGCTCTGGGCAGGTATCCGCGATAGGCTGCGCAGCGCCGGTATCGCGGCGCCAGACCATCTGACGCTGCTGCCCGGTGAATTGATCCCCCATTGGTGCGATCCCGCACTTGTCCTGTCGCAAACCTGCGGGCTGCCGCTGCGGGCGGTGCTTTGGGACAAGGTGCAAATCCTTGGCACCCCAGATTACGGGATCGCAGGCTGCCCGCCCGGTCATTATTGCAGCGTCGTCATTGCCCGCGCCGATGACACGCGCACCCGGCTTTCGACCTTTGCCAAAGCGCGCTTTGCCTATAACGAACCGCTTTCACAGTCAGGCTGGGCGGCGCTGGCGCTTGAGGCCCCGCATGTGCTTAGCGGCCCGTTGATCCGCACTGGCAGCCACCGGGCCTCAATGATGGCCGTCCGCGCGGGCGAGGCTGATTTCGCCGCCATTGATGCGGTGACATGGCGTATGATCGAAAACGCAGGCGAGGGTGAAGGGTGCCAGATCGTGCATCGCACCCGGCCCAACCCCGGCCTGCCCTTTATTACCGCAAAGGGGCAGGATGCCGCGGCGATTGCCGGCGCCTTGCGCGCGGCGATTGCAGCCATGCCCGATCCCGACCGGGCCGTGCTGGGGATCAAGGGCATCAG
This window harbors:
- a CDS encoding PhnD/SsuA/transferrin family substrate-binding protein, with the protein product MIASLPMYASPHTADADGRLWAGIRDRLRSAGIAAPDHLTLLPGELIPHWCDPALVLSQTCGLPLRAVLWDKVQILGTPDYGIAGCPPGHYCSVVIARADDTRTRLSTFAKARFAYNEPLSQSGWAALALEAPHVLSGPLIRTGSHRASMMAVRAGEADFAAIDAVTWRMIENAGEGEGCQIVHRTRPNPGLPFITAKGQDAAAIAGALRAAIAAMPDPDRAVLGIKGISDIPRAAYDHPIPPTPDSFRR